TCGCAGATGCAGATGCGCGTCGAGCCGAAGGCCGAGTGGGACGAGATGTACCACATGGCCTGGCGCCTGGAGCGCGACTTCTTCGTGAACACGAAGATGAACGGGGTGGACTGGGAGGAGATCCACGCCCGCTACGCCAAGCTGCTGCCGCTGCTGGGCCACCGCGAGGACCTGAACTACCTCGTCGGCGAGATCCAGGGCGAGCTCTCCAACTCCCACACCTACGTGGGCGGCGGCGACCTCAACGATGACCGGGGCCTCATCGCCACGGGCGTGCTGGGCGCGGACTACGGGCTGGACGCGAAGTCCGGCCGCTGGTTCATCCAGAAGATCTATGCCGGCGACAACACCCGCGGCGACTTCGCCTCGCCGCTGACGGAGCCGGGCCTCGGCGTGCATGAGGGCGACTTCGTGCTGGCGGTGGACGGCCGCGAGCTCAAGGCCCCCACCGACATCTACAGCCTGTTCGTGGGCACGCGCGGCCGCACCGTGACGCTGAGCGTGGCGGACGACGCCGCAGGCAAGGGCCGGCATGATGTGACCGTGAAGACGCTCCACGACGAGCTGAACCTGCGCCAGGACGACTGGATCCAGCACAACCGCGAGGTGGTGGACGAGGCTTCCGGCGGCCAGATCGGCTACATCTACCTGGACGACATGGGCTCCAACGGCATGAAGCAATTCATCGCCCAGTTCTACCCGCAGGTGGACAAGCAGGGCCTGATCATCGACGACCGTTTCAACGGCGGCGGCTTCATCGACCAGATCCTGCTGGAGCGCCTGCGCCGCGTCCTGGCCGGCATGTCCAGCAACCGCCACCAGGCGCAGTTCACCGACCCGCCGGTGCTGTCCAACAGCTACAAGGTGTGCCTCATCAACGAGTACTCGGCCTCGGACGGCGACATCTTCCCGTACTATTTCCGCAAGTACGGCCTGGGGCCGCTCATCGGCATGCGTACCTGGGGCGGCGTGCGCGGCATCCGCGGCAACTGGCCGCTGCTCGACAACGGCTACATCACCGTGCCGGAAGGCACCAACTACGGGCTCGACTCGCAGTGGGTGATGGAGAACCACGGCGTGGAACCTGACATGCAGGTGGACAACCTGCCGGGGGACGTGGTGAAGGGCAAGGACGCGCAACTCGACGCCGCGGTGAAATACCTCATGGAGAAGATCAAGGCGCACCCCTTGAAGCTCCCGCCGGTCCCGCCGCTGCTGCCGGCTTACCCGCCCGAGGGGCATGATTGAATCACTGAATAAGAAAATTTCTTCACTGAACGGCGGCCACGAGGCCGCCGTTTCTTTTGCCGTCATGACACCACCGTCCCTGGTGCGTCAGCCACGTTGAGCACTGTGCATCCTGCTACGCGTGCAATCCAGGGCGGCTCCTGCGCCCGCTTGCGTTCATTTGGGTCTGCGACCTTCCAGGCGTCCCGTGCATCAATCAGGAAACGGACCTGGGGGCGAGCCATGGAGATCCTGCCGATCCTGCGCACCATGAAGCGCAACAAGACCGCCGTGGCACTGGCGGTGCTGCAGGTGGCGCTGACACTGGCCATCACCTGCAACGCCGTGTTCATCATCCACGACCGACTGGCGATGATAGGCCGCCCCACGGGCCTGGCCATGGACGACATCTTCTACGTCACCACGGTCGGCTACGCACCGGATTACGACTCCGGCAACGCCATCCACCGGTATCTCGACACCCTGCGTTCCCTGCCGGGGGTGGTGAGCGCCTCGGCCGTGCACCAGTTCCCCCTGAGCCTGGGAGGTTGGACCCGGGACTTCCGCACCCGCGCGGACCTCGCCGCCCCTTCCCAGGTGGCGGCCGTGATGCATGTGGACGAGCATGGCCTGGACACCCTGGGCCTCAGGCTGATCGCCGGCCGCAGCTTCAACGCCGCCGAGGTGCGCTATGCCGATTCAGACAGCTACCGCATCCCGCCGGTGGCGATCGTGACGCAGGCCGCCGCGGACGAACTCTTTCCCGGCGGTGGTGCCCTGGGCAGGACGATCTACAGCGAAGATAGCCTGCAGCCGCATACCATCATCGGCGTCGTCGAGCGCCTGCAGGGCTTCCATCCCCACTGGGCCGGCTTCGAGCGCACCGTGCTCATGCCGGCGGTGTTCACCGGCATGTACTGCCGTTTCCTGGTGCGCACGCGGTCCGGCGAGCGGGACCGGGTGATGCCGGAGGCGCAGCAGAAGCTCGACGCGCTGCACACCGGCGCCTTCGTTCGCAGCCTGCGTTCCCTGGACTCCTACCGGGACAACAGCTACCAGGACGACCAGGCCATGGCGGCGATGCTCAGCACCGTCGCCGCGCTGATCCTCGCCATCACCTCACTGGGGCTGGCCGGCCTCACCAGCTTCAACGTGCGCCGCCGCACCCGCGAGATCGGCACGCGCCGCGCGCTAGGCGCCCGCCGCCGCGACATCCTGCGTTACTTCATGCTGGAGACCTGGCTCATCACCGCCATGGGCATCGCGCTCGGCAGCGCCTTCGCGGTGGCGCTGAACCTGTGGCTGGTGAGCCTCTACGACCTGCCGCCGCTCGCCTGGTATTACCTTCCCCTCGGCGCGCTCAGCCTGTGGATCTTGAGCGCGCTCGCGACGCTGTGGCCGGCACTGAAGGCCTCCGCCATCCCACCCTCCATCGCCACGCGCAACACCTGAAGTCCCTCCCCGCGGCGGGACTATTTCCGGCGCTACTGCAACCCTTTGCGGGGGCGGCGCATCCAAATGTACGTGAAGAAGAGAACGGGTATTAAGGAGTGTCCGCGCGGACACTCGAGCGGACACGGGACGGTGTCCGCGGACGCGGAAAAGGACCGCTGCGGAGCGCATCCGGCGTGAAGGACCCCAGGTCCGGCGCGGCATGCGCACAAGAACAGGACATTGGCACGGGGCTTGCTACGTACACAGCATGAACACCAACAACCTGCAGAAGATCGTGAAGATCCGCGACACCTCCGGCCAGGACGTCGCGGTGGACAACACCCCCCAGCAGCGCAAGCGCCGCCGCTGGTATATCGGCGCTGGCATCGGCGCGCTGGTGCTGCTGGCGCTGGCCCTGCCGGCGCTGATGCGCTGGGCCAAGGCCGAACGCACCGTGTCCCTGGACCAGGTGCGGCTCGCCCAGGTCACGCGCGGGCTGTTCGTGCGGGACGTCTCCGTGGATGGGCAGGTGGTGGCCGCCGTGAGCCCGACGCTCTATAGCGACGTGAACGGCACCGTCACGCTCAAGGCGGTGGCGGGCGACGCGGTCAAGAAGGGCCAGGTGCTGGCGCAGATCGACAGCCCCGAGCTCACGAGCAGCTACCAGCAGGAGCAGTCCACCCTGCTCTCCATGCAGACTGACCTGGAGCGCACCCGCATCAACTCCAAGAAGGCCGCGCTCGCGAGCCAGGAAAGCGTGGACCAGGCCGGCGTGACGCTGGAGGCGGCGCGCCGCGAGATGAAGCGCGCCGAGGCCGCCTGGGGCTACAAGGTGATCAGCGAGCACGACTATGCCAAGGCGAAGGACGACCTGGCCGCCGCCCAGCTCAACTTCGACAACGCCAAGGCCAACACCGAGCTCGACAAGGAAGGCCTGAACTTCGACGTCAAGACCAAGGAGCTGCAGGTCAAACGCGAGCAGCTCCTGGTGAACGACCTCAAGCGCCGCTACGACGGCCTCACGGTGCGCTCGCCGGTGGACGGCATGGTCGGCAACATCGCGGTGCAGCAGCGCACCAACGTCACGCCCAACCAGCCGATCATGACGGTGGTGGACCTGACCCAGATGGAGATCCAGATCCAGATCCCGGAGACCTATACCGACGGCCTCGCGCTCGGCATGGCCACCGAGATCAGCTACGGCGGCAACCGCTACCAGGGCAAGCTCACCGCGGTCTCGCCCGAAGTGCAGAACAACCTGGTCACCGGCCGGGTGCGCTTCGCGGCCAACCCGCCCAAGGGCCTGAAGCAGAACCAGCAGGTGCAGGTGCGAATCGTGATGGACTCGCGCGATGGCGTGCTGATGGTGCAGCGCGGCCCGTTCCTGGACGCCGGCGGCGGCAACGTGGCCTACCTGGTGCATGACGGCGTCGCCACCCGCACCGCCATCCACACCGGCGCCGCCAGCATCGGCCAGGTGGAGATCCTGGACGGCGTGAAGGAGGGCGACACCCTCGTGATCTCCGACACCAGCGGATTCGACAACGCGAACACGGTATACCTGAAATAACCAGGAGTAAGCCCCATGTTGAGCATGCAGAACATCAGCAAGATCTACCGCACCGACGTGGTGCAGACCCACGCCCTGCGCGACTTCAACCTGGAGGTGAAGGAAGGCGAGTTCGTGGCGGTGATGGGCCCCTCCGGCTCCGGCAAGACCACCTTCCTCAACATCGCCGGCATGCTCGAGTCCTTCGACCACGGCACCTACATGCTGGACGGCGAGGACGTGAGCCACCTGGACGACGACGGCCGCTCGCGCATCCGCAACGAGCGCATCGGCTTCATCTTCCAGAGCTTCAACCTGATCCCGGACCTCAACGTGCACGACAACGTGGACGTGCCGCTGCGCTACCGCGGCTTCAAGGCCGCCGAGCGCGAACGGCGCATCCAGCAGGCGCTGGAGGTGGTGGGGCTGGCCTCGCGCATGAAGCACCTGCCCTCACAGCTCTCCGGCGGCCAGCAGCAGCGCGTGGCGATCGCGCGTGCGCTGGCGGGCGAGCCGCGCATACTGCTCGCGGACGAGCCGACCGGCAACCTGGACTCGCTGATGGCGCGCCAGGTGCTGGACCTCCTGGAGGGCATCAACGCCAACGGCACCACCATCGTCATGGTCACTCACGACCCGGAACTCGCGCGCCGCGCCCACCGCAGCGTGCACGTGCTGGACGGCCAGGTGATGGACCTCAAGGCCGTGCCCGCCTCCGGCGCCAAGCGTGAAGCCGGCGTCCAGGCCTGAGGAGAAAACCATGTTCCTCTACAACCTGCGTCTCGCCCTGCTGAGCCTCAAGCGCGATCCGATTCTGACCGCGCTCATGATCGGCGCCGTGGCCATCGGCATCGGCATGTCCACCACCACCCTCGCCGTGTTCCACTCCATGTCGGGGAACCCCATCCCCGACAAGAGCGACCGGCTCTACGCGGTGCAGCTCGACAACTGGTCGCCGAACGCCGCCTACGACGAGCCCAACGAACCGCCCACCCAGGTCACCTACCGTGACGGGCAGGCGCTGATGAAGGCCGCCAAGGCCCCGCACCAGAACCTGAGCTTCACCTCGGCCCTGGTGCTGCAGTCCGACAAGCCGGACGCGAAGCCGGACCTGGTGGTGGCGCGCGTCACCTACAACGACTTCTTCTCCATGTTCGAGGTGCCGTTCGAGTACGGCGGCCCCTGGAGCAAGGAGGCCGACCAGAACGCCGAACAGGTGGCGGTGCTGAACCAGGAGCAGAACGAGAAGCTGTTCGGCGGCGCCAACAGCGTGGGCAAGGAGATCGTGCTCAATAACCGCCGCTTCCGGGTGGTGGGCGTGCTCAAGAAATGGGCGCCGGTGCCCAAGTTCTACGACCTGGAGAACGACCAGTTCGGCGACCCGGAGGACGTGTTCGTCCCCTTCAACCTGGTCTCCTCCATGCAGCTGCACATCAACGGCAACAACAGCTGCTGGGGGCCGCCGGCCGACAACAGCTTCGAGGGCCACCTGAACTCGGAGTGCGTGTGGCTGCAGTACTGGGTGGAGCTGCCCACCACGGCCGACCGCGACGCCTACCATGATTTCCTGGACGGCTACGTCAACGAGCAGAAGAAGCTCGGCCGCTTCCAGCGCCCCCTCAACAACCACCTGCGCGACGTCACCGACTGGCTCACCTACAACCATGTGGTGAGCAAGGACAGCAAGGCGCTGGTGGGCCTCTCGTTCATGTTCCTCGCGGTGTGCATGCTCAACACCATCGGCCTGATCCTGGCCAAGTTCCTGCGCCGCTCCGGCGAGATCGGCCTGCGCCGCGCCGTCGGCGCCAGCAAGATGGCGCTGTTCCGCCAGTACCTGGTCGAGACCGGCGTGATCGGCGTGAGCGGCGGCCTCTTGGGCGTGCTGCTCGGTTGGGGCGGCCTCGCCGGCGTGCGCCACCTGATCTCGGACAGCGGGCACATCGCGCGCCTCGACTGGAGCATGGTGGGGCTGTCGCTGCTGCTGGCGCTGGCTTCGAGCATGCTGGCCGGCCTGTATCCCGCCTGGCGCGTGGTGCGCATCCCGCCCGCCATCTACCTCAAGGTCCAGTAAAGGAGCCGCACATGGAGATCCGTCCCATCCTCAGCGCCATGCTGCGCAACAAGACCGGCGCGATACTGATCGCGCTGCAGATCGCGCTCACGCTGGCCATCGTGTGCAACGCGGTGTTCATCATCCAGGACCGCACGGCCAAGATGGCCCGCGACCCCGGCATGGACGTCGACAACATCCTCATCGTCAACATGGCTGCCTACAAGCCGGACTACAACGCCGGCAACGCGATCCGCGCCAACCTCGACCTGTTGCGCAGCCTGCCGGGGGTCGTGGACGCCACCTATACCCAGTCCATCCCGCTCAGCGGCGGCGGCTGGAGCGACAGCGCGACGCCGGTGGCCGAGGAGCACCCCAAGTCCTCGGTCAGCATGGGCGTGTACCACATGGACGAACACGCACTGAACGCGCTGGGCGTGAAGCTGGTGGAAGGCCGCAACTTCACCCATGAGGAGGTGGAGTACGTCGACGGCGACAAGTACACCACGCCCAAGCTCGCGATCGTGAGCCGTGCCTTCGCCGAGAAGGTGTTCCCCGGCCAGGACGCCGTGGGCAAGAACTTCTACGAGGGCACCTCCGGCGTCACCATCGTCGGCATCGTGGACACCCTGGAGGGCACCTGGCCCCATTGGGAGGGTTTCGAGCGCCAGATCATCTTCCCGACGGTGCTGGAGAGCGAGTACACGCGCTACCTGGTGCGCACGCTGCCCGGCCAGCAGGACGAGGTGATGAAGGCCGCGGAGCAGAAGCTCGGCGAGCAGCACGTGGGCAACTTCCTGCGCCGCGTGCGGCCGCTCGCTTTCTACCGCGACAACACCAACTCCGGCGACCACGCCATGACCGTGATGCTGTCGCTGGTGACGGCGCTGATCCTCAGCATCACCGCGCTCGGCATCGTCGGCTTGGCCAGCTTCAGCGTGCGCCAGCGTACCCGCCAGATCGGCACGCGCCGCGCGCTGGGCGCCCGCCGCGTGGACATCGTGCGCTACTTCATGACCGAGAACTGGCTCATCACCAGCATCGGCGTGACCCTGGGCAGCGTGTTCGCGGTGGCGCTCAACTACTGGCTGGTGAACCTGTATGACCTGCCGCCGATCTCCTGGTACTACATCCCGGTGGGCATCCTGTCGCTGTGGGCGCTGGGCCTGCTGGCGGTGCTGGGGCCGGCGCTGAAGGCCGCGGCGATCCCGCCGGCCATCGCCACGCGGAATGTTTGACGCTGCCTTGAGACTCCGGAGCGTCTAAACTGGAACCCGGCGAGCCCACGCTCGCCGGGTTTTTTATGCAGAGGTGGGACTTGGGGAAGATCCTCGTCATCGACGACAACAAGGCCATCGGCGAGGCACTGTCGGTGCTGTTCGGGCTGCATGGCCTGGACACCCTGAGCGCGCTCACGCCTGAGGCGGGTCTCGCGCTGCTGGCGCGCGAGTCCGTCAACCTCGTGGTGCAGGACATGAACTTCAGCGGCGACACCACCTCGGGCCGCGAGGGCGCGGCGCTGTTCGCCGAGATCCGCCGCCGCCACCCGGACCTGCCCATCATCCTGCTCACCGGCTGGACCCATCTCGAGGACGCAGTGGAACTGGTGAAGGCCGGCGCCGCGGACTACCTGGCGAAGCCCTGGGACGATGCCAAGCTCGTGACCACGGTGCGCAACCTGATCCAGCTCGGCGAACTGAGGCGCAGCCAGCGCCTGCAGGCGGAGGAGCGGCGCGCGGCACGGGACAAGCTCGCGGCGAAGTTCGACCTCTGCCGCATCGTGTACGAGAGCCCCGCCATGCAACAGCTGGTCGGCATCGCCACCCAGGTTGCCCACGCCGACGTGCCGGTGGTCATCACCGGCCCCAACGGCGCCGGCAAGGAGAAGGTGGCGGACATCATCCACGCCAATTCCTCGGTCAAGGGCGGCCCCTACGTGAAGGTGAACATGGGCGCGCTGCCGGCTGAGCTCATCGAGAGCGAGCTGTTCGGCGCCGAAGCCGGCGCCTACACCGGCGCGCAGAAGGCCCGTGCCGGGCGCTTCGAGGCCGCCGACGGCGGCACCCTGTTCCTGGACGAGATCGGCAACCTGCCGCTGGCAGGCCAGGTGAAGCTCCTGCGTGTGCTGCAGACCGGCGAGTTCGAGCGCCTGGGCTCTACCCAGACGCGCAAGGCGAAGGTGCGTATCGTCACGGCCACCAACTCGGACCTGCGCCACGCCATCGCCGAGGGCCGTTTCCGGGAAGACCTGTTCTACCGGCTCAACGTCATCGAACTGCATGTACCACCGCTCGCGGAACGGCGCGAAGACGTGCTGCCACTGGCGCGCGCGTTCCTGGGCGAGGCCCACACGCTCGCGCCGGAAGCTGAACGGGTGCTGCTGGAGCACCCATGGTCCGGCAACGTGCGGGAATTGCAGAACTGCATGCGCCGCGCGGCACTGCTGGCGGAGGGCGCGGTGGTTGGCGTGGCCGCCCTCGGCCTCGCGGCCCCGCGTGCCGCCGCTGCGGCGGAACCGGCGCAGGAACCCACCCGCGCGGACATCGAGGCAGTGCTGGCGCGTCACGGCGGGGTGATCGCTGCCGCCGCCCAGGAGCTGGGACTCTCGCGCCAGGCCCTGTACCGGCGGATGGAGAAGTTCGGGATAGAGAAGGGTTCATAGCTAAGCTATGAACGCCTGCACAGGGATGTGCAGGCCGGTATTTCTCGCGTAGCAAGATAGCGGAGCGAGAAATCGCGCTGCCTTTCTACTGCCCGCGAAAATCCATCCTCCGAATCTGTTCCATCCGGTTAAACTGGCCGGATGAGATTCCGCAGATCCCTGGAAGGCAAGTTCGCGTCCCTGGCGGTGCTGCTGGTGGTGTTCGCCGCGCTAGCGGCGGGCGTGGCGGTGGACCTGCTCGGCTCGACGCTGGGTGGCGCCTGCGCCGCGCTGGTACTGGCTGTGCCGTTCGCGGTGTACGCGGTGCGCCGCTTCATGCGCCCCGTGAACCGTCTCCTCACTGCGCTGGACGACGGCGTCGCGAGCTTCCAGGATGGCGACTTCAGCATCAGCCTCAACCCCGGACGCGACGACGAGCTGGGCACGCTGGTGCGCCACTACAACGCCGCCGGCGACGTGCTGCGGGCGGAGCGACACGACCTGTACCAGCGGGAGCTCCTGCTGGACACCGTGATCCAGAGCACGCCCTGGGCGCTGGTGCTCACCAACGCGAACGACCGGGTGGTGTACAGCAACGTGTCCGCGCGCCAGCTGTTCCAGGCAGGCCGCCGCTTCGAGGGGCGCGCCTTCGCCGAGGTTCTGGAGGGCGCGCCCGAGGCTCTGCGCGAGGCGGTGCAGAGCGGGCGCGACGGCATGTTCGGCGTGCGCCGCGAGGGCGAGGACGACGAGATCTACTATCTCTCCCGCGAGCGCTTCACCCTCAATGCCCAGCGCCACAGCCTGTACCTGTTCAAGCAGCTCACCCGCGAGCTGAACCGGCAGGAGGTGGCGATCTGGAAGAAAGTGATACGGGTCTTGAGCCATGAGCTCAACAACTCGCTCGCGCCGATCACCTCGCTGGCTCATTCCGGCCGCATCCTGGCACGCCAGCCGGACCCGGCGAAGCTCGAGAGCGTGTTCGCCACCATCGAGGAGCGGGCCCTGCACCTCAAGAACTTCATCGACGGTTACGGGCGCTTCGCCAAGCTGCCGGCGCCCAAGCCCGAGACCGTGTCATGGCGGACGTTCGTGGCCTCGCTGGAGGGCCTGGCGCCCTTCACCCTCACCGGATCCCTGCCGGAGGATGGCGCACGCTTCGACCCGACCCAGATGCAGCAAGTGCTCATCAACCTGCTCAAGAACGCCCACGAGTCCGGCTCGCCGCCGGAGGCGGTGACGCTCACGGTGCGCCAAGCCCCGCAGGGGCTGCGCCTGGAGGTGGCGGATGCGGGCCCCGGCATGAGCGAGGACGTGCTGGAGCAGGCCCTGTTGCCCTTCTATTCCACCAAGCAGTCGGGCACCGGCCTTGGCCTGCCGCTCTGCCGCGAGATCGTGGAAGCGCATGGCGGGAGGCTCAGCCTCACGAACCGCAGCGAGGGAGGTCTGCTGGTCAGCGTATGGCTGCCAGCTTGACCAGGCTCAGCGCAATTCCGCGTTGAGCCTGCGCACCAATCCCAAAGCCTGATCGAGATAGCCGCCGCCGAACAGGTTGAGGTGGTTCAGCACGTGGTAGAGGTTGTAGAGGTCGCGGCGCACCTTGTAGCCCGCGTCCAGCGGGGCGTGGGCCCGGTAGGCGGCGTAGAAACTCTCCGGAAAGCCGCCGAACAACTCGGTCATGGCGAGGTCCGCCTCCCGGTCGCCGCGGTACACCGCCGGGTCGAACACCACGGGGCCTTCTTCGCGCACCACGCCCGAGTTGCCGCTCCAGAGGTCGCCGTGCAGCAGCGCGGGTGCCGGCGCATAGCCGGCGAAGAACCGCGGCAATCCCTCCATGAGACGCATGCCCTCTTCCTGCAGCGCGCCCCGGTGGCCGTCCTCGCCTGCGAGCCTGAGCTGGAACCCCAGGCGCTGCTCCCGGAAGAACGCGGCCCAATCCGTGCCCTCGCGGTTGAACTGCGGCGTGGCGCCGATGAAGTTCGCGCGCGGCCAGCCGAAGCGCGGCGCCGGCGCGAGATGCTGGCGCGCCAGCGCCTCACCCAGGCGCGTACCGGAGGCGGATGCGCCGCGGGAAAGCTCCAGCCACTCCATGACGAGGTAGCCCTCGCCTTTCCCGACGCTGCCCTCGGCGTGCAACCGCGGTACGCGCATGGCGCCGCAGGCGGCGAGAGCCTTGAGCCCGTCCGCCTCCGCAGCGAGGACGTCCGCATCGCCGCCCTTCACGAACCAGGCGCCCGCGGAGGATTCCACCCGCCAACGGGTACCGCCCACGCCCTCCCCCAAGGCCTGCCAGCGCCACGGCCCAGAGACCTCCAACTGCCGTTCCACCGCGGCCTGCAACGTCATGTCCTGCATGGGTCTGGCGCCCTCGCGTCAACGCCGGCTGCGGCGCTGCGTCGGATACTGTACCGGCTGCCGG
This portion of the Gammaproteobacteria bacterium genome encodes:
- a CDS encoding ATP-binding protein → MRFRRSLEGKFASLAVLLVVFAALAAGVAVDLLGSTLGGACAALVLAVPFAVYAVRRFMRPVNRLLTALDDGVASFQDGDFSISLNPGRDDELGTLVRHYNAAGDVLRAERHDLYQRELLLDTVIQSTPWALVLTNANDRVVYSNVSARQLFQAGRRFEGRAFAEVLEGAPEALREAVQSGRDGMFGVRREGEDDEIYYLSRERFTLNAQRHSLYLFKQLTRELNRQEVAIWKKVIRVLSHELNNSLAPITSLAHSGRILARQPDPAKLESVFATIEERALHLKNFIDGYGRFAKLPAPKPETVSWRTFVASLEGLAPFTLTGSLPEDGARFDPTQMQQVLINLLKNAHESGSPPEAVTLTVRQAPQGLRLEVADAGPGMSEDVLEQALLPFYSTKQSGTGLGLPLCREIVEAHGGRLSLTNRSEGGLLVSVWLPA
- a CDS encoding FtsX-like permease family protein, with protein sequence MEILPILRTMKRNKTAVALAVLQVALTLAITCNAVFIIHDRLAMIGRPTGLAMDDIFYVTTVGYAPDYDSGNAIHRYLDTLRSLPGVVSASAVHQFPLSLGGWTRDFRTRADLAAPSQVAAVMHVDEHGLDTLGLRLIAGRSFNAAEVRYADSDSYRIPPVAIVTQAAADELFPGGGALGRTIYSEDSLQPHTIIGVVERLQGFHPHWAGFERTVLMPAVFTGMYCRFLVRTRSGERDRVMPEAQQKLDALHTGAFVRSLRSLDSYRDNSYQDDQAMAAMLSTVAALILAITSLGLAGLTSFNVRRRTREIGTRRALGARRRDILRYFMLETWLITAMGIALGSAFAVALNLWLVSLYDLPPLAWYYLPLGALSLWILSALATLWPALKASAIPPSIATRNT
- a CDS encoding ABC transporter ATP-binding protein, with translation MLSMQNISKIYRTDVVQTHALRDFNLEVKEGEFVAVMGPSGSGKTTFLNIAGMLESFDHGTYMLDGEDVSHLDDDGRSRIRNERIGFIFQSFNLIPDLNVHDNVDVPLRYRGFKAAERERRIQQALEVVGLASRMKHLPSQLSGGQQQRVAIARALAGEPRILLADEPTGNLDSLMARQVLDLLEGINANGTTIVMVTHDPELARRAHRSVHVLDGQVMDLKAVPASGAKREAGVQA
- a CDS encoding ABC transporter permease, encoding MFLYNLRLALLSLKRDPILTALMIGAVAIGIGMSTTTLAVFHSMSGNPIPDKSDRLYAVQLDNWSPNAAYDEPNEPPTQVTYRDGQALMKAAKAPHQNLSFTSALVLQSDKPDAKPDLVVARVTYNDFFSMFEVPFEYGGPWSKEADQNAEQVAVLNQEQNEKLFGGANSVGKEIVLNNRRFRVVGVLKKWAPVPKFYDLENDQFGDPEDVFVPFNLVSSMQLHINGNNSCWGPPADNSFEGHLNSECVWLQYWVELPTTADRDAYHDFLDGYVNEQKKLGRFQRPLNNHLRDVTDWLTYNHVVSKDSKALVGLSFMFLAVCMLNTIGLILAKFLRRSGEIGLRRAVGASKMALFRQYLVETGVIGVSGGLLGVLLGWGGLAGVRHLISDSGHIARLDWSMVGLSLLLALASSMLAGLYPAWRVVRIPPAIYLKVQ
- a CDS encoding FtsX-like permease family protein; the protein is MEIRPILSAMLRNKTGAILIALQIALTLAIVCNAVFIIQDRTAKMARDPGMDVDNILIVNMAAYKPDYNAGNAIRANLDLLRSLPGVVDATYTQSIPLSGGGWSDSATPVAEEHPKSSVSMGVYHMDEHALNALGVKLVEGRNFTHEEVEYVDGDKYTTPKLAIVSRAFAEKVFPGQDAVGKNFYEGTSGVTIVGIVDTLEGTWPHWEGFERQIIFPTVLESEYTRYLVRTLPGQQDEVMKAAEQKLGEQHVGNFLRRVRPLAFYRDNTNSGDHAMTVMLSLVTALILSITALGIVGLASFSVRQRTRQIGTRRALGARRVDIVRYFMTENWLITSIGVTLGSVFAVALNYWLVNLYDLPPISWYYIPVGILSLWALGLLAVLGPALKAAAIPPAIATRNV
- a CDS encoding sigma-54 dependent transcriptional regulator; the protein is MGKILVIDDNKAIGEALSVLFGLHGLDTLSALTPEAGLALLARESVNLVVQDMNFSGDTTSGREGAALFAEIRRRHPDLPIILLTGWTHLEDAVELVKAGAADYLAKPWDDAKLVTTVRNLIQLGELRRSQRLQAEERRAARDKLAAKFDLCRIVYESPAMQQLVGIATQVAHADVPVVITGPNGAGKEKVADIIHANSSVKGGPYVKVNMGALPAELIESELFGAEAGAYTGAQKARAGRFEAADGGTLFLDEIGNLPLAGQVKLLRVLQTGEFERLGSTQTRKAKVRIVTATNSDLRHAIAEGRFREDLFYRLNVIELHVPPLAERREDVLPLARAFLGEAHTLAPEAERVLLEHPWSGNVRELQNCMRRAALLAEGAVVGVAALGLAAPRAAAAAEPAQEPTRADIEAVLARHGGVIAAAAQELGLSRQALYRRMEKFGIEKGS
- a CDS encoding efflux RND transporter periplasmic adaptor subunit, with the protein product MNTNNLQKIVKIRDTSGQDVAVDNTPQQRKRRRWYIGAGIGALVLLALALPALMRWAKAERTVSLDQVRLAQVTRGLFVRDVSVDGQVVAAVSPTLYSDVNGTVTLKAVAGDAVKKGQVLAQIDSPELTSSYQQEQSTLLSMQTDLERTRINSKKAALASQESVDQAGVTLEAARREMKRAEAAWGYKVISEHDYAKAKDDLAAAQLNFDNAKANTELDKEGLNFDVKTKELQVKREQLLVNDLKRRYDGLTVRSPVDGMVGNIAVQQRTNVTPNQPIMTVVDLTQMEIQIQIPETYTDGLALGMATEISYGGNRYQGKLTAVSPEVQNNLVTGRVRFAANPPKGLKQNQQVQVRIVMDSRDGVLMVQRGPFLDAGGGNVAYLVHDGVATRTAIHTGAASIGQVEILDGVKEGDTLVISDTSGFDNANTVYLK
- a CDS encoding fructosamine kinase family protein — translated: MQDMTLQAAVERQLEVSGPWRWQALGEGVGGTRWRVESSAGAWFVKGGDADVLAAEADGLKALAACGAMRVPRLHAEGSVGKGEGYLVMEWLELSRGASASGTRLGEALARQHLAPAPRFGWPRANFIGATPQFNREGTDWAAFFREQRLGFQLRLAGEDGHRGALQEEGMRLMEGLPRFFAGYAPAPALLHGDLWSGNSGVVREEGPVVFDPAVYRGDREADLAMTELFGGFPESFYAAYRAHAPLDAGYKVRRDLYNLYHVLNHLNLFGGGYLDQALGLVRRLNAELR